The following nucleotide sequence is from Acidobacteriota bacterium.
GTGTCTCTCATTTCTTGTGCCGCGACCAAGCTTTCCTTTCGATTTGTGACTCAATGCTCATGTTGACTTTGGTAGACATCCTCTCTATACTGAATTAAAATAAATCCCAGTTTTTACAGGAGGAAACGATGCCTAAGGTCATTCAGGGAAACCTCGATGCCAAGAATCTGAGGTTTGGCATCATCGTAAGCCGTTTTAATGAGTTTGTTTCTGAGAGGCTGCTGGAAGGGGCTCTCGACTGCCTCGAGAGGCATGGAGCGGAGGAGAAGAATATCTCGATCTTCAAAGTTCCCGGTTGCTTTGAGATCCCTCTCTTTGCAAAGAGGATCGCAGATACAAAGAAGCACGATGCGATCATCTGTCTGGGTGTCCTGATCCGAGGGGAGACGCCGCATTTCGATTTCTTGAGTGCTGAAGTGACTAAAGGAATTGCTTCGGTGGGGATGGAGACAGGAATGCCGGTCATTTTTGGCGTGCTTACTTCTGAGAATCTCGATCAGGCAATAGAGAGGGCGGGCGCCAAATCCGGGAACAAGGGATGGATGACAGCACTGTCCGCAATTGAAATGGCCAATCTCTATCGTGCCGCGAAGGCTTAGGCCATGGGGTTCAGAAGAAAAGGGAGGGAGTACGCTCTTCAGATACTTTTTCAGATCGACGTCTCAGGACATAGCATTGAAGACATTTTTCCTTTCTTCTGGAAAGATAAGAATGATCTTCAAGATGTTAGAGACTTTACGGAGAGAATAGTTCACGGCGTAAGAGAAGATCTCCAGCAGATAGACAACATCATTGCAGCAAATGCCGAACACTGGAGATTGAACAGGATGGCCATTGTGGACCGGAATATCTTGAGGATGGCCATCTATGAGTTTCTGTTCGAGTTGCAGACCCCGCTCATTGTCATCATCGACGAAGCGATCGAGGTGGCGAAGAAATTCGGGAGCGAAGAATCGGGGTCTTTCGTCAACGGCATCCTCGATGCGGTGAAAAAGAAGATCGAAAATGGTATCATCGCATCGAAACGAACGCCCGTCGATTCCAGACAGGAGTGAATGATTCCGCGGCTGAGGCGGGTCTCATGCAGATGGGTCTTTCCCATTCCATGAGATGATGTTTCTTTTATCTTGAGCGGTGAAAATGAAGGAACAATACGAATTTCAAGAACTAGAGATCAAGTGGCAGAAACGCTGGGAAGATGAGAAGATTTTCAAGGTCTCCGAAACTCCTGGAAAGAAGGAATTCTACTGCCTCGAGATGCTTCCGTATCCTTCGGGAAGGATTCACATGGGGCATGTAAGAAACTACTCCATTGGCGATGCGATGGCGCGGTTCAAGATGATGCAGGGATACAATGTCCTCCATCCCATGGGATGGGATGCTCTCGGGATGCCGGCGGAGAATGCCGCCATCAAGCACAAGACGCATCCGAAGTCCTGGACGCTGAACAACATCGATCACATGAGAAAGCAGATAAAGAGACTTGGTTTCGGGTATGACTGGAGCCGTGAAGTGACAACCTGCCTCCCGGAATATTACCGATGGAACCAGTGGTTCTTCCTGAAGCTGCTGGAGAGAGGGTTAGCATACAGGGGAAGGAGGGCGGTGAACTGGTGCAAGTCCTGTCAGACCGTCCTGGCCAATGAGCAGGTGGAGGATGGAGGATGCTGGCGGTGCGGCCGTTCAGTGACGAAGAGAGAGTTCAATCAATGGTTTCTGAAGATCACCCATTATGCGGAAGAACTTCTCCAGGAGCTTGACCATCTGCAGAGCTGGCCGGAGCGGGTTATCACGATGCAGCAGAACTGGATAGGAAGAAGTGAAGGCTCCAGTGTCTCTTTCCAGGTTGAGGGATTGGATAAGAAGATAGACATCTTCACAACCAGGATCGATACAATCTTTGGTTCTACCTTTCTCGTCATGGCTGCTGAGCATCCTGACCTGAAGGTTATCTCCCGTGGGTTGCCTGCTGAACAGCGTGTTCAAGAATTCGTTACGCAGCAACTGCGGAAGAGTTTAGTCGACAGGTTCTCGGAAGAGGTGGAGAAAGTGGGTGTCTTCACTGGACGATATGCGATTAATCCTTTCAATGGAGAACGGATCCCGATCTGGGTCGCCAATTTCGTTCTGATGGAATACGGAACAGGAGCCGTCATGTCGGTTCCCGCTCATGACCAGAGGGATTTCGATTTTGCAAAGAAGTACGGGATGGAGATCAGGCAGGTCATCAGGCCTGAATCTGAAGATCAAATCGACATCCCGATGAAACGGGCATTCATCGAGGATGGAATCCTCATCAATTCAGGATCGTTCAGCGGGTTGAGAAGCGATGAAGCACGCGGGAAGATGACCCGATATGCGAAAGAGAACGGTTTTGGAAATTTTGAGGTCAGTTACAGGTTAAAGGACTGGGGGATCTCACGTCAGCGGTACTGGGGAACGCCGATCCCAGTGATCTACTGCCAGGATTGTGGGATCGTTCCCGTTCCCGAAAATGAGCTTCCAGTCATCCTTCCCGATCAGGTCGTCATAGAAGGTTATGGTTCTTCTCCTCTTGAAAGAGCCCCTGGTTTCCTGAATGTGAAATGTCCAAAATGCGAGAAAGCCGCAAAGAGAGAGACAGATACCATGGATACCTTCATCGATTCATCCTGGTACTTCTACCGCTACTGCGATCCTCTCAATCAGAATGCCCCTTTTTCCAGGGACGTCGCGGATTACTGGTTCCCGATCGATCTCTACATCGGAGGGATCGAACATGCAACAATGCATCTCATCTACTGTCGTTTCTTTGCAAAGTTCATGAGGGACATAGGGCTGATCAGGTATGGCGAGCCTGTTCAGAAGCTGTTCACTCAGGGAATGGTCATCCGCTTCGGGCAGAAGATGTCCAAGAGCAAGGGGAACGAGGTGACACCCGACGAGATGATAGAAAGATACGGTGCCGATACAACCAGACTCTTCTCACTCTTTGCATCTCCGCCGGAACGGGATCTGGAATGGAGTGATCAGGGTGTCGAAGGCTCTTTCCGCTTCCTATCCAGAGTCTGGAGGCTTCTGTACAAATTTGAAAAACGGCTGAAGGATGTGAATATCGACTTTTCCGGAATAGAAGCAGGAGATAATGCGTTGAAGCTCAGGAGGAAGACGCATCAGACTATCTTCAAAGTCACCGGCGATATCGACAGGAGGATGCATTTCAACACGGCTATCGCGGCTATCATGGAGCTCGTCAACGAACTATACCTCTTCTATGAGAGAGAGGGTTTTTCCATGGTGGAGTTAATGGCGATCAAGGAATCTCTTCAGGCCATTTCGCTGTTACTCGTCCCCTTTGCCCCGCATTTTGCGGAGGAGATGAGAGAGAGCCTTGGAGGGAAGGGCCTGGCTAACGGGCAGAGCTGGCCTGTAGCGGATGAAAGACTCCTTGAGGAAGAGAGTGTCCTGATCGTCATCCAGGTCAATGGAAAGTTAAGAGGAAAGATCGTCGCCCCCAGAGGATCATCCGCGGAATATGTATTCACGCGGGCCCAGGAGGATGACAGGATCCGGCTCTTCCTGGCAGGCAAGAGCATAGTCAAGAAGATCTATATTCCGGATAAGTTATTCAATATAGTCGTCCGGTGAGGAAACACAAATGAAAAGATTGATATCCATCGTTTCGCTTCTGCTTTTGACATCCTGCGGCTACCGCCTTGCAGGGCAAAACATTTTCCTCCCACCGAATATCAAAAGGATTGCCGTCATCCCTTTCGTCAATGAGACGAAAAGATCTGAAATAGAACAGAGGATCACCGAGAGCATTACGAAGGAACTGACCAAGAGGGGAAAATACAGAGTGATCTCCAGCAGGGAGAACTCGGATGCATTTCTGGAGGGTGCAATTTCTTCTTTTTCAACGAACCCGATCCAGTTTAATCCGGAAGGGCGAGCAACAGTAGTTGAAGTAAGCATCTCCGTGAGGGCTAAGCTAACGGATAGTGCTGACGGAAATGTCATCTGGAACCAGGAGCATTTCCTCTACCGCGAACAATTTGATATTCCAGAAAGCGAGATAGACTTCTTTGACCAAGAGATCGTGGCTATCGAAAGAATTGCCGGCAGTTTTGCGCGATCGCTTGTAACATCCCTTCTCGAGGGGTTCTGAATGACTGGGATGGTGAAGGAGACGATTTTCTTCTTCCTTGTATGCGAGGAAGAATATGAGTTGGAAGAACTGATCTCCAAGTTGAAAGAGCAGGCAATGAAGAAGGGATCCAGCCTTGAAACGTACCATCGTGATGAAATCGACCTTTATGCAGTGCTGGATTCCGCTCTCAACCTTCCAATGTTTTCGGAAGGGAAGCTCATCGTCCTCAGATATCATGGTGAATTCCTTCGCAGCGATTCCCCGGCTCTAATCGAATATTTTCAAAGAGCCTCTTCCAGAACGACATTCGTCGTAGCCGCGAATTCTCTGAATGTGAAGGGATCAAAGGATGAGGGTACTGGAGATGGAGTGAGAGACCTCCTGAAGCTCTTCAAGAAGGGCAGATCGAGCGATTTTCTGGATGGATGCAGCAGAGGAGTCTTTGTAGAAGGGGAAAAGAGAAAGAAAGGGAGGGGTGAAGAGATCCTCAAATGGCTGAAGGAGGAAATCTTTCGCATAAGTGGTCTGAAGATCAAAAGCGATGCCGCTCAGATGCTGGCGGAGATCTGCGGCATGGATCGAATGACCATCGCTCGAGAATGCGAGAAGATATCCAGCTTTAAAACAAAAGGAGGGGAGATTACAATAGAAGATATCAGGAGAATCGCGGCGGACAACAGGTTCTTCGATGTCTATGCACTCATCAATCATATCTGTTCAGGAAACAGGATGAAGGCCACGGAGACTCT
It contains:
- the lptE gene encoding LPS assembly lipoprotein LptE, which encodes MKRLISIVSLLLLTSCGYRLAGQNIFLPPNIKRIAVIPFVNETKRSEIEQRITESITKELTKRGKYRVISSRENSDAFLEGAISSFSTNPIQFNPEGRATVVEVSISVRAKLTDSADGNVIWNQEHFLYREQFDIPESEIDFFDQEIVAIERIAGSFARSLVTSLLEGF
- the holA gene encoding DNA polymerase III subunit delta, with the protein product MTGMVKETIFFFLVCEEEYELEELISKLKEQAMKKGSSLETYHRDEIDLYAVLDSALNLPMFSEGKLIVLRYHGEFLRSDSPALIEYFQRASSRTTFVVAANSLNVKGSKDEGTGDGVRDLLKLFKKGRSSDFLDGCSRGVFVEGEKRKKGRGEEILKWLKEEIFRISGLKIKSDAAQMLAEICGMDRMTIARECEKISSFKTKGGEITIEDIRRIAADNRFFDVYALINHICSGNRMKATETLRSLLNMDQPQPLLFWHLDNFFSKAALVKRMISEGADETKAAQAAGFRFYIQETLKNIRSIDEKKILRIPRLLFEAERLIRSGLPEETILEKLIWDLS
- the ribE gene encoding 6,7-dimethyl-8-ribityllumazine synthase, yielding MPKVIQGNLDAKNLRFGIIVSRFNEFVSERLLEGALDCLERHGAEEKNISIFKVPGCFEIPLFAKRIADTKKHDAIICLGVLIRGETPHFDFLSAEVTKGIASVGMETGMPVIFGVLTSENLDQAIERAGAKSGNKGWMTALSAIEMANLYRAAKA
- the leuS gene encoding leucine--tRNA ligase — protein: MKEQYEFQELEIKWQKRWEDEKIFKVSETPGKKEFYCLEMLPYPSGRIHMGHVRNYSIGDAMARFKMMQGYNVLHPMGWDALGMPAENAAIKHKTHPKSWTLNNIDHMRKQIKRLGFGYDWSREVTTCLPEYYRWNQWFFLKLLERGLAYRGRRAVNWCKSCQTVLANEQVEDGGCWRCGRSVTKREFNQWFLKITHYAEELLQELDHLQSWPERVITMQQNWIGRSEGSSVSFQVEGLDKKIDIFTTRIDTIFGSTFLVMAAEHPDLKVISRGLPAEQRVQEFVTQQLRKSLVDRFSEEVEKVGVFTGRYAINPFNGERIPIWVANFVLMEYGTGAVMSVPAHDQRDFDFAKKYGMEIRQVIRPESEDQIDIPMKRAFIEDGILINSGSFSGLRSDEARGKMTRYAKENGFGNFEVSYRLKDWGISRQRYWGTPIPVIYCQDCGIVPVPENELPVILPDQVVIEGYGSSPLERAPGFLNVKCPKCEKAAKRETDTMDTFIDSSWYFYRYCDPLNQNAPFSRDVADYWFPIDLYIGGIEHATMHLIYCRFFAKFMRDIGLIRYGEPVQKLFTQGMVIRFGQKMSKSKGNEVTPDEMIERYGADTTRLFSLFASPPERDLEWSDQGVEGSFRFLSRVWRLLYKFEKRLKDVNIDFSGIEAGDNALKLRRKTHQTIFKVTGDIDRRMHFNTAIAAIMELVNELYLFYEREGFSMVELMAIKESLQAISLLLVPFAPHFAEEMRESLGGKGLANGQSWPVADERLLEEESVLIVIQVNGKLRGKIVAPRGSSAEYVFTRAQEDDRIRLFLAGKSIVKKIYIPDKLFNIVVR
- the nusB gene encoding transcription antitermination factor NusB; the protein is MGFRRKGREYALQILFQIDVSGHSIEDIFPFFWKDKNDLQDVRDFTERIVHGVREDLQQIDNIIAANAEHWRLNRMAIVDRNILRMAIYEFLFELQTPLIVIIDEAIEVAKKFGSEESGSFVNGILDAVKKKIENGIIASKRTPVDSRQE